A stretch of Lathyrus oleraceus cultivar Zhongwan6 chromosome 6, CAAS_Psat_ZW6_1.0, whole genome shotgun sequence DNA encodes these proteins:
- the LOC127096086 gene encoding uncharacterized protein LOC127096086, whose translation MPSYAKFLKEILSNKKNLEDDETVMLTAECSAICQNNMPPKLKDPGSFSIPCVIETFIIDKAICDFGANVSLMPLSTCEKLNLGELRPTKMSLQLVDRSIKFPIGMLENVPVRIGQFYIPIDFVIMDIKEDSHIPIILRRPFLATTGAIIGVKNGRLTFKVEEEKVELLLAKFLQASSIDGSCCFLDVIDECVK comes from the coding sequence ATGCCTTCATATGCTAAATTCCTTAAAGAGATTCTATCCAACAAGAAAAATCTTGAGGATGATGAAACCGTTATGCTTACTGCAGAATGTAGCGCTATCTGTCAAAATAACATGCCTCCTAAACTGAAAGACCCTGGTAGCTTTTCCATACCATGTGTAATCGAAACGTTTATCATAGACAAAGCTATATGCGATTTTGGAGCCAATGTTAGTTTAATGCCCTTATCCACATGCGAAAAACTCAATCTAGGAGAATTAAGACCAACAAAGATGTCTCTACAACTAGTTGACCGTTCCATTAAATTTCCCATAGGTATGCTAGAGAATGTTCCCGTTCGCATAGGACAATTCTATATTCCTATCGACTTTGTAATAATGGATATAAAAGAGGATTCCCACATCCCTATTATCTTAAGAAGACCCTTTTTAGCCACAACCGGAGCCATCATAGGTGTGAAGAATGGAAGGCTAACATTCAAAGTCGAAGAAGAAAAAGTTGAACTGCTCTTAGCTAAATTCCTACAAGCATCATCTATAGACGGATCATGTTGTTTCTTAGACGTCATCGATGAATGTGTGAAATAA